From the genome of Homalodisca vitripennis isolate AUS2020 chromosome 8, UT_GWSS_2.1, whole genome shotgun sequence, one region includes:
- the LOC124368396 gene encoding piggyBac transposable element-derived protein 4-like: MANDNLRSSEIDRFLFDVTESMANDSEDGGDSDADDSKLSVSHSSYTREFASVSLATDLFSNNSSSRQQDAHVRNPLPSTSLQGRQLSQRDMDYIFDSDDSQDDPTYIPVPSPQQNIQEDVFEQVDKDLYISSSESESDDFTLNQSSYMFDKTPSNPTKYDLFIFNQPIGPKVPINIASPLSIFLFFIGNFLDTILFQSNLYANQQNVDLKLDKDELLAFFGILIVMGFHSLPSIRLYWSTDPMFHVEAISKVMSLKRFLKILRYLHINDNTKAIQRGQPGFDKLFKIRPFIDHLKNTFSEGFSPSRFLSVDESMIGFKGRSSLKQYLPLKPIKRGFKVWAICCAVTGYLVCLDVYEGKNNVPLHREKDDTLGSSVVLALCKSFETLGYCIFFDRFFTTIPLIKTLLNKGLFGCGTIQRNRKYLPNHLLKSDKNMKIGDSDYVSCGDLSISKWKDRGKTSVMVVSSIHYTSEEAEVQRRNKTGEKVTIKCPKSIADYNKYMGGVDRFDQLLSTYSISQKSKRWWVNIFYYLLDTAFVNSFIMYNYVQKNATTINDKKLSHLMSGNC, translated from the coding sequence atggCTAATGACAATCTTCGAAGCAGCGAAATCGATCGCTTCCTCTTCGATGTCACAGAGAGCATGGCAAATGATTCAGAAGACGGAGGAGACAGTGATGCTGATGATAGTAAGCTGTCAGTAAGCCACAGTAGTTATACAAGGGAATTTGCTTCGGTAAGTTTAGCAACTGACTTGTTTTCCAATAACTCATCTTCTCGTCAACAAGATGCACACGTCAGGAATCCTTTACCATCAACATCATTACAAGGTCGACAACTGTCCCAACGTGACATGGACTACATCTTTGATAGTGATGATAGCCAGGATGACCCGACTTACATACCAGTACCCTCCCCACAGCAAAACATACAAGAAGATGTATTTGAACAAGTAGATAAGGACTTGTATATTTCATCTTCTGAGTCTGAATCTGATGATTTTACTTTGAACCAATCAAGTTATATGTTTGATAAGACCCCATCAAATCctacaaaatatgatttatttatatttaatcaaccAATAGGGCCTAAAGTTCCTATAAATATTGCTTCTCCATtaagtatttttctattttttattggaaattttttgGATACAATATTGTTTCAATCAAATCTGTATGCTAATCAacaaaatgttgatttaaaactTGATAAGGATGAACTCTTAgcattttttggaattttaatagtCATGGGCTTCCATTCCTTACCAAGCATACGACTATATTGGTCCACTGATCCTATGTTTCATGTAGAGGCTATATCTAAAGTGATGTCATTAAAAAGATTCTTGAAGATATTAAGATACTTACATATAAATGATAATACAAAGGCAATCCAAAGAGGACAGCCAGGATTTGACAAGCTTTTCAAAATAAGACCTTTTATTGAtcacttaaaaaatacatttagtgaGGGGTTTTCTCCGAGCCGTTTTCTCAGCGTTGACGAAAGTATGATTGGATTCAAGGGTAGAAGTAGCTTAAAACAGTATCTACCATTGAAACCAATCAAACGAGGATTTAAAGTTTGGGCAATATGTTGTGCTGTCACTGGCTATTTGGTTTGCCTTGATGTATATGAAGGTAAAAACAATGTACCTTTACATCGTGAAAAGGATGACACTTTAGGTTCTAGTGTTGTGTTAGCGTTATGTAAGTCCTTTGAGACATTAggatattgtattttttttgatagattttttaCAACCATACCTTTAATAAAAACACTTCTAAATAAAGGACTTTTCGGTTGTGGTACAATtcaaagaaatagaaaatatttgcCTAATCATCTACTGAAATCagataaaaacatgaaaattggTGATTCTGATTATGTTAGTTGTGGAGACTTATCTATTTCAAAATGGAAGGACAGGGGGAAAACATCAGTTATGGTAGTTTCTAGTATTCACTATACGTCTGAAGAGGCAGAGGTTCAGAGGAGAAATAAAACTGGGGAAAAGGTTACTATTAAATGTCCAAAGTCTATAGCAgactataacaaatatatgggaGGAGTGGACCGTTTCGATCAACTTCTTTCCACATACTCAATTTCTCAAAAATCAAAGCGTTGGTGggtgaacattttttattatttacttgatACTGCATTTGTTAATTCTTTCATTATGTATAACTATGTTCAAAAAAATGCCACTACCATAAATGACAAAAAACTATCTCATTTAATGTCAGGAAACTGTTAG